Sequence from the Candidatus Atribacteria bacterium ADurb.Bin276 genome:
TTTTTGAAGCAATCCCTGTTCTTCGGCTCGGCTCATAGGAGTCCCTTTTCGTCTAAAGTTAGTTAAAACAATTTTCATTTTATCGTCCTCCTGTTCCGGTTATGAGATCCGGTTTTATGCTTTTAATCGCTTTAAGGCGAGTTCAATTCGATCCATAGCTTCAGAAATATTTTCCATCGAATTTGAGAAAGAAATCCGTAAATAACCCTCACCCTGTTCACCAAAACAAGTTCCAGGGAGAAGGGCAACCCCAGCTTCCTGCAAAAGGTAAGCAGCCATTTCTCGGGATGTTAATCCAAAAGATTTGATATTGGGAAAATAATAAAAAGCACCATTCGGTTTAACAATTTGAACACCTTCAATTTTGCTTATCCGATCAAATAAAAAGTCTCTTCTCCGACGGAACTCGTTCGTCATATTTTGAACTGAGTTTCTCTCGAATAAAAGAGCCTCAGCTCCTGCCATCTGAGTAAAAGTACAGGTACATGAATTGGAGTTAGTAACTAATAAAGATAAATATCCGGCTAATTCCCGAGGAAGAACTGCATAACCCAATCTCCAACCGGTCATGGCAAAGGTTTTAGAAAAGGCATCGAGCAATACTGTTCTCTCTTTCATACCTGGGTATTGGAGTATGCTCACATGATCTCCATCATAAACAATTTCGCTATATACTTCATCAGTAAATACCATTAAGTCCTCATCGATTGCAACATGTGCTATTGCCTCTAAGTCTTCGGCCAATAATCTTGAACCAGTCGGATTATGCGGAGAATTTAAAACTAACATCTTGGTTTTCGTAGTTATCAAACTTTTTAGTTCATTGGTGTCCACCCGAAATTCATTCTCTTCTAAAAGAGGAAGAGGTACTGCTTTTGCTCCGGCAAAATCAATAATTGACCGGTAAGCTGGAAAGCCAGGATTGGGATATATCACCTCATCACCTGGCTGAAGAAGCATAAGAAAGGTTAAAAATATAACCGGTTTAGCTCCTGGGGTGATAACAACTTCCTCCGGGTCAACGTTTACTCCCCGGGTTTTTTTCATATAGGTTGTAACTGCTTCTTTTAAGTCGTCTAATCCAGAAGAAGGTACGTAGTGGGTATGTCCAGCTTGGATGGCTTGAATTGCTTTATTTTTAACTCTTTCAGGAGTCTCAAAATCTGGTTCGCCGATTTCAAGATGAATAATCTTTTTACCCAACTTCTCCAATTTTCGGGCTTGAGCTAAAACTTCAAAGGCACCTTCACCGCTCAAGTGGTATACTCTGTCGGCAACGAAGTCGTTAAGTTGGGCAAATTTTTCTACTTTCTCAATGGATTTCATGGTCTCACCTACCTTATTTGGTAATACTCTAACGACCGAACCGTCTTTTTGCAATACCCCAGTATTGAAAAAAATAATAAAATAGAATTATTAATTATATCATGATAGTCCATAATTCTAATTTTGCCTTCTCATTTCTTTATACCGATCTTAATGGATAAATCCTTATGCTCTAAGAAAACACCAAATGATAATGAAAAATACTTTTTCAGAAACTTATCTCCCCCTTTAGCAGGGAAGGTAAAACGGGAATTGGAATTTTTTAGAAATGAACTGAATCCTTTCCCACCAGGAGAGAGAAAAGAAAAAAGTGAGAAATTTCCCACTATGAGGGGAAAAATAGAATTAACTTGAAGGTTCAATCAATGCTACCGCTTCGTAATGAGGGGTTTGAGGAAAAAGATCAATCCAGGAAATTTTTTTTAAAAAATAGTTGTCCTCAGCAAATACCACCAAGTCACGGGCCAACGATGCGGTGTTGCAAGAGACATAAACGATTTTCTCAGGGTGAGCTGCAACCAAAGTTTTGATAACTTTGGGTGTCAAACCTGCTCGAGGAGGATCAACTATTCCTTTTTTCATAGAATTTCCAATTACATCCAACAATGCCTTTTCCACTCTTCCACAAATAGCGTTATAAGAAGAAATCGAGTTTAAAGTAGCATTATACTGAGCATCTTCAACTGCCTGGGGATTTTCTTCAATTCCAGTAATCATGGTCCCCTGGCGTGATAAATATAATCCAATACTTCCGTTTCCTGAATAAAGGTCAAAAAGCGATTCCCCGGGTTGGAGATCGGCATAATTGGTAATGATTGGAAAAAGTAGCTCACCGGTATGAATATTGACCTGAAAAAAACTATCAATGGAGACTTTGTACTGGGTCGAACCAATGGTTTCAATATAATAATCCGAGCCATATAAAAGAATTTTTTCTTCAAACAAGAGGGCATTAGCCGGTGAATTGTTTATAATGTGCACAAGTCCAGAAACGTTAGGAAAATAATGGGTCAAGTCCTTAACCAGTTCTCCCACCCCAGGGAGTTCTCCCCTTATCGTTGAAAGACCGATCAAATATTGGTCAAGACTGCGGTTGTAACGAATTAATAAATTTCTTAAAAAACCATCTTTTCGAACCGGATCGTATCCCTTTAATCCATAACGGTTTCCATAAGATCGAAAAAAATCTAATAATCCAGTAACCAGCTGTGAATTCATTAAATAACAGGTTTGTAAATCAATAAGATCCCAATATTTACCCTTGGGTCTCAATCCACAAATCAATTTTCCATCTTGGTTACCAAAATTGAACTCCATTTTGTTACGATAACCAAGGCTTAGAACTGATGGAAGAAATCCTTCATAGTCTATCGATGAAAGATCGACTTTACCAATCTTTTCAATGGTATTGAGGGCATTTTTCTCTTTTATTGATACCTGTTCAGCATAATCCGCAAACTGAAGGCTACATCCACCACAGCCCATTTTAAAATGAGGACATATCGGTTCAATTCGAGCTGGGGATTTTTCAATGAATTCTTCGAGTTCTCCTTGAAGAAAATTTCTTTTGACTTTTCGAATTGTAACTCGGCATTTTTCTCCAGGTAGAACCCCAGGTACAAAAACTACCCAGTTTTGATGGCGTATCACTCCAACACAATCGGGAAGAGCAAAGGTTTCAACAATTCCTTCGATAACATCACCTTTTTTCAGCATGAACGACTCCCTTGTTTTTGACGAATCACCTCATAAAGTCCAACACCAAAGGCTACTGATACGTTTAGCGAGTTTACCATATTTTCCAAGGGTATAGAAACGACGTAATCACAAAGCGAACGGATAATCTTTCGAACTCCTCGATCCTCTCCTCCTACTATAATTCCCCAGGAACCTTGGCTAAAATCCATTTCCCATAAGGGCATTTCAGCATCAGCTTCAAAGGAAACCATCCAAAAATTATTCTCGCGAAATTCTTTAACAATTCCAGTAAAATTATTCTCCTGAGCTATGTCGACTTTTTCCAGTTCTCCTGCTGAAGCTTTAATCACTTCTGAATTTATCGGTGCGGTGTGAGCTTTGCTAGTAATAACCCCATCAACACCAAAAGCTGATGCTGTTCTGAGGATTGCACCTAAATTCCGTGGGTCTTCAACGCTATCAACAAAAACCACCAAAGAATCCTTCTTGGATTTTGCTTTGGTTAGAATATCTTTCCAGGTTGGACTTCCCAATGGTTCATAAACCAAAACCACCCCTTGGTGATGAGCTGGATAGCCGACAATTTTTTGTATAGCAAACTTATCCAGCCTAATAAAGGGTATTTTTAAACGATTGGCTAACTCGATAATTTTTATGATTACTTCACCTTGGATATCATTCTGAAGATAAAGCTGTATTGGTTTTTTCCTTGGTGATTCCATGGCTACTTTTACTGGATTTCGTCCGTAGATGATATTTGACATTGCTTCCCTCTTCTTCAAGCTTATTTTGAATTCACCCTCGGTCTTGATAAATCAAGCCCCTACTAAAGAATTTAAAAAGTAGGGGCGTAATTCATTGCGCACGATTAATGTAGCGACATGCCATGGCAGCTCGAATCTTTGTTTTTAGTTAACAATCTTCATCTCGATAATAGCGAGGCCCCAGAGGTGTATCTTCGATGATATAGCCGGATTTCACAATAGTATCTCGAAGAAGATCTGCCTGGGAAAAATCTCGATTTTTTCTGGCAATTTCCCTATCTTGAATCAGTTTTAAAACTTCTCGATCTTCTTCCTCTATCCCCTGTAGCGGTATCACACCCAAAATTTGGTTCACTTGATTGAGAAAACCTAAAATACTTTCCAATGTATTGAGATTCCATTTTCGTCTTTTTGGTTGAAGATAAATATTCATCTCTTTAATAAAATCACTCAAAACCGCCAAGGCTTGAGGGGTATTAAAATCATCAGCAAGTGCAGAAACAAACTTTTCATACATTGACTGGATTTTATCTATTAAGCTTTTATCACTATCCTGCCATTTCGAATCTGACTGGATTTGGTTATAAATAAAAAAGAAATTCCGAACAAAATTTTTAATTCGATTTAAATAACTCCCTGCAGCATCTAAAATCGTATCATCGATATTAATAGGATTGCGGTAATGAGTAAAAAGAATAACTAAACGCAATAATCGGGGATCACGGTTAGCATAAAGCTCACGTACGGTCAAGATATTGCCTAAAGATTTCGACATCTTTTCATTTTGAATATTCACATAACCATTATGAAGCCAATATTTAACAAAAGGTTTGCCGGTAGCTGCTTCACTTTGAGCAATTTCATTCTCATGATGGGGAAATATTAAATCAATTCCGCCGGCATGAATATCCAGGGTTTCGCCTAAATATTTCATCGACATCGCCGAACACTCAATATGCCATCCTGGTCTCCCCTTTCCCCAAGGGCTTTCCCAAAAGGGTTCTCCTGGTTTGGCGCTTTTCCATAGAACAAAATCGGCAGGATTTCTTTTTTGATAACGAGCCTCAACCCGTGCTCCCTCTATCTGATCTTCTATAGGTTTTCGAGAAAGTTTACCGTAACCTGAAAAACGTGAAACATCGAACAAAATGTCACTCTCAAGAGAGTA
This genomic interval carries:
- the patA_1 gene encoding putative N-acetyl-LL-diaminopimelate aminotransferase; translated protein: MKSIEKVEKFAQLNDFVADRVYHLSGEGAFEVLAQARKLEKLGKKIIHLEIGEPDFETPERVKNKAIQAIQAGHTHYVPSSGLDDLKEAVTTYMKKTRGVNVDPEEVVITPGAKPVIFLTFLMLLQPGDEVIYPNPGFPAYRSIIDFAGAKAVPLPLLEENEFRVDTNELKSLITTKTKMLVLNSPHNPTGSRLLAEDLEAIAHVAIDEDLMVFTDEVYSEIVYDGDHVSILQYPGMKERTVLLDAFSKTFAMTGWRLGYAVLPRELAGYLSLLVTNSNSCTCTFTQMAGAEALLFERNSVQNMTNEFRRRRDFLFDRISKIEGVQIVKPNGAFYYFPNIKSFGLTSREMAAYLLQEAGVALLPGTCFGEQGEGYLRISFSNSMENISEAMDRIELALKRLKA
- the rlmCD gene encoding 23S rRNA (uracil-C(5))-methyltransferase RlmCD → MLKKGDVIEGIVETFALPDCVGVIRHQNWVVFVPGVLPGEKCRVTIRKVKRNFLQGELEEFIEKSPARIEPICPHFKMGCGGCSLQFADYAEQVSIKEKNALNTIEKIGKVDLSSIDYEGFLPSVLSLGYRNKMEFNFGNQDGKLICGLRPKGKYWDLIDLQTCYLMNSQLVTGLLDFFRSYGNRYGLKGYDPVRKDGFLRNLLIRYNRSLDQYLIGLSTIRGELPGVGELVKDLTHYFPNVSGLVHIINNSPANALLFEEKILLYGSDYYIETIGSTQYKVSIDSFFQVNIHTGELLFPIITNYADLQPGESLFDLYSGNGSIGLYLSRQGTMITGIEENPQAVEDAQYNATLNSISSYNAICGRVEKALLDVIGNSMKKGIVDPPRAGLTPKVIKTLVAAHPEKIVYVSCNTASLARDLVVFAEDNYFLKKISWIDLFPQTPHYEAVALIEPSS
- a CDS encoding putative TrmH family tRNA/rRNA methyltransferase; this translates as MSNIIYGRNPVKVAMESPRKKPIQLYLQNDIQGEVIIKIIELANRLKIPFIRLDKFAIQKIVGYPAHHQGVVLVYEPLGSPTWKDILTKAKSKKDSLVVFVDSVEDPRNLGAILRTASAFGVDGVITSKAHTAPINSEVIKASAGELEKVDIAQENNFTGIVKEFRENNFWMVSFEADAEMPLWEMDFSQGSWGIIVGGEDRGVRKIIRSLCDYVVSIPLENMVNSLNVSVAFGVGLYEVIRQKQGSRSC
- the cysS gene encoding Cysteine--tRNA ligase — translated: MDIYLYNTLTQKKELFVPQNKGKIGFYACGPTVYDLIHIGNARVFVIFDCLRRFFEQVGYEVNFVQNFTDVDDKIINRAKEKGLQPEEIAANYIEQYLIDAERLGINQPTVSPRATEHIQDIIALIQRLEDQGFTYSLESDILFDVSRFSGYGKLSRKPIEDQIEGARVEARYQKRNPADFVLWKSAKPGEPFWESPWGKGRPGWHIECSAMSMKYLGETLDIHAGGIDLIFPHHENEIAQSEAATGKPFVKYWLHNGYVNIQNEKMSKSLGNILTVRELYANRDPRLLRLVILFTHYRNPINIDDTILDAAGSYLNRIKNFVRNFFFIYNQIQSDSKWQDSDKSLIDKIQSMYEKFVSALADDFNTPQALAVLSDFIKEMNIYLQPKRRKWNLNTLESILGFLNQVNQILGVIPLQGIEEEDREVLKLIQDREIARKNRDFSQADLLRDTIVKSGYIIEDTPLGPRYYRDEDC